A segment of the Flavobacteriales bacterium genome:
CACGAAGCCATCGATCGTTCCTTCGATCCCTTCAATGCCTTCGATGCACTGCTCGCCCGCACCGATGCGCCGTACGCCGGTTTCTATCGCCTGGGCCACCGCTTTGCCTTGTGCTGCTCGCCGGAGCGCTTCGTCGCATTCAACGGCGATCGCATGACCGGTGAGCCGATGAAGGGCACGCGTCCGCGCGGCGCCGATGCGGAGCAGGATGCCCGTTTGCGCGACGAGTTGGCCAACGACCCCAAGGAGCGCAGCGAGAACGTGATGGCGGTGGATGTGATGCGCAACGATTTCTCTCGCGTTGCGGTGCCCGGCACGGTGCAGGTGCCTGAGCTCTTCGGCGTGCGCACGCATCCACGGGTGCATCAGCTCGTGAGCGTTGTCGAGGCTCGGAGCGCACCGGGCATCACGCCCTTCGATGCGGTGAAGGCCGCCTTCCCTCCGGCCAGCATGACCGGTGCCCCGAAGATCCGAGCCATGCAGCTGATCGATGCGCATGAAGCGCGTGCGCGCGGGCTCTATAGCGGCAGCCTCGGATTCTTCGCCCCGGACGGCACGGCAGACTTGAACGTTGTGATTCGCACGGTGCTCTTCAACAGCGCTACCGGCAGGCTATCCATCCCCACTGGAAGCGCGCTCACGGCGCAATGCGATCCGTATGCGGAGTGGCTTGAATGCTTGGTGAAGTTCAACAGCATCGCCGATGCCCTTTGACCTGACCGATTGCGTGGGGCGCTTCATCCGGAGAGAGCGCTTGTTGGCCCCCCGCGAGCCCTTGTTCGTAGCGGTGAGCGGCGGCATCGACAGCATGGTGCTGCTGCATGTGCTGCGCAAGCTGGGCCACGCCTGCAGTGTGCT
Coding sequences within it:
- a CDS encoding anthranilate synthase component I family protein: MAHWFVPHWVFEWMDGECCLSTYEEDREEGLAFAESMRVSIDEQAAPPGIEWAPSTIEAEHRSHAQALLGHIQRGDIYEVNYCVAHEAIDRSFDPFNAFDALLARTDAPYAGFYRLGHRFALCCSPERFVAFNGDRMTGEPMKGTRPRGADAEQDARLRDELANDPKERSENVMAVDVMRNDFSRVAVPGTVQVPELFGVRTHPRVHQLVSVVEARSAPGITPFDAVKAAFPPASMTGAPKIRAMQLIDAHEARARGLYSGSLGFFAPDGTADLNVVIRTVLFNSATGRLSIPTGSALTAQCDPYAEWLECLVKFNSIADAL